In the Novosphingobium sp. 9U genome, GCTGCCGTTGCTAGCAGGCGGTCGATGTCGCGATAGCCGCCTGTCAGGCCCACGCGCGCGCTTGATCCCACAGGTAGGTCCGAGCAGCGCGCGCAGGTCGTCGAGGCGGCCGGTGCGCGATCGCGGCTAAGCCATAAGGCTGCAAACGCGAAAGGGAAGCGTCGCCCGCAGCAGCGCTCCCCCTCGCTTACTTCGTCAGCGCCGCCTCCAGATTGCTGAGCACGCCGAGCTGTTGGAGCAGCACCGACGCCGCGTTGTAGCAGTGGAAGGACGTCACCTTGCCGTCCTTCAGGTGGAACACGTCGCAGCACGGCACATCCATCCGCTTGCCGGTAGGGGCTAGAGTGCCACCGGCAAGATGCAGGTCACCCAGGTGCGTGCCCCGCAGCGCCAGCTCCACGACGACCACGTCACCCTCGGCATAGAGCTGGAACAGCTCGCGATGCATGTCGGGGAAGGCGGCGGCATAGGCGTCGACGGGCGCACCGATGTTGGCGCCAAAGTACTTCTTGCCAGCCGGGACATCGTAGAAGTAGCCGTCTTCGGCGAACAGCGACACAAACCTGCCGGTGTCCTTGGTCTCTGCTTCGGCCACCGCGTAGAGCGTGCGGATGATGTCTTCGTTGGTCGTCATGATCTTGTTCCATTGTAGGGTGAGGGTAGCTGCCAACACGTTGCAGACCGAGGTTTTGCGTCAGATCTGAGCCTGGCCGCCGTCGACGAAGAGCTCCACACCGTTGACGAAGCTCGCATCCTCAGAGGCGAGGAAGAGCACGGCCTTGGCGATCTCCTCGGGCTGGCCGATCCGTCCGGCGGGGATCAAGCCGGCGAGGTAGTCCTTGGTGCCGGTCGCAGCATCGCCGCCACCGAACAGGTGATCGAGGCCCGCAGTCTCGGTCACGCCAGGGCTGATCGCGTTGACCCGGATGCGCCGGTCCTTGAGGTCCAGGATCCAGTTACGCGCGAAGCTGCGCACCGCGGCCTTGGTCGCCGAGTAGACGCTGAACGCAGGGGTGCCCGATATGCTGGTGGTCGACGCGGTGAGGATCACAGAGCCGCCGTCCCTCAGCAGCGGCAGCGCCTTCTGGACGGTGAACAGCACGCCCTTCACGTTGGTGTCGAAGGTCTGCTGGTAATGCTCCTCGGATATGGCGCCGAGCGGGGCGAGTTCGCCGCCGCCGGCATTGGCGAACAGGACGTCGATATGGCCGTGCTGCTGCTGGACCGCGTCGTAGAGCCGGTCGATGTCGGCGAGCTTTGCCATGTCGCCGCGCACGCCCGTGACCCGGCCGTCGATGGCCTTTACCGCAGCATCTAGGGCGGCTTGCCTGCGACCGGTGACGAACACCGATGCGCCTTCGGCCGCGAATGCTTTTGCCGTCGCCAGGCCGATCCCGCTGGTGCCGCCGGTCACCACTACGACCTTATTCGTGAACCTGTCCGTCATCGTCTTTCTCCAGTCTGGCGGCAAAGCGCCGCTGCCCGGTCTAAGTGCAGCTGGAACGATCGTGCGTGTAGTCGGTAGATGTGGCACACAGCGTTCCGCAGGAGGAACGCTGATGCGATCGGATCTCAATGACCTGGCTTACTTTGCCGAGGTGGTGGCACACGGCGGCTTCGCGGCCGCGGGCCGGGCGCTGCGCGAGCCCAAGTCGAAGCTGAGCCGCAGGATCGCCGCGCTCGAGCAGCGGCTTGGCCTGCGCCTGATCGAGCGATCTAGCCGTCGCTTCCGCGTGACCGATACCGGACAGGCCTTCTACGATCGGTGCCGGGCGATGCTGCACGAGGCGGAGCAGGCCGAAGCGCTGGTCGTGCAGGCTCAGGCCGAGCCGCATGGCCGCATCCGGTTCAGCTGCCCAACAGGCATGGTCGAGCCGATCTCCAGCCTCGTGTCATCGTTCCTGACGCGATATCCGAGGGTTCAACTGCAGCTCGTCGCCACCGACCGCGCGGTCGACCTGATCGAAGAGCGGATCGATCTTGCCCTGCGCGTCCGCGCCGCGCTGACGAGCGATGCGGCGCTGACGATGCGGTCGCTCGGGTCTTCGACGCGCATCCTCGTCGCCAGCCCGATGCTCGGCAGCCAGGTGACCGCCATCGAACAACTGGGATCGCTACCGCTGCTTGCCACGAGTGACGATCGCGCGACCGTAGATTGGCACCTCGAAGGCACAGAAGAACGTGCGCACGTGCTACGCTTCGAGCCGCGGCTGGGGTGCTCCGACATGGCCGCGATCCGCCAGGCGGCAGTGGACGGCATCGGTATCGCACTGCTCCCCGATCACGTCTGCCAGGACGCGCTGACGGCCGGGCGGCTGGTCCGCGTCCTGCCCGAATGGCGCGGACAGCAGGGGATCGTGCACCTGGTCTTCACCACAAGGCGCGGCCTGCCGCCCGCCGTGCGCGCTTTGATCGATCACCTCGCTAGCGACTTCCCGCGCGGTGTCGCCTCCGCGTGAGAGACGTCAAGCCGATGGATCGAGATTGCTGCGCACCGGATTGCCAATTGCCTCGCTGCTGCCGAACGAAAACCGTTCGGTGAACGCTCAGCTAATTGAGGTATCCAGCAGGCAAGCAATCTGATCCGTCTACCGGTATGATCGCGCCCACACGAGCCGCGAGCCTGCGCGACTAGGCACGCTGACCACAAGCCGCCTCAGTACTTGGCGCGGAAGGTTACGCCATAGCGCGCGGGCTGGTTGTAGTTCACCGTGCGGCCCAAATAAGCCGTCACGCCCGCCCCCGACGGCGCAGCCAGCAACGCCTGCGACACGATGTTCCTCTCGTTCGTCGCATTGTTGGCATACAGCGAGACGTCGTACTTGCCATCGGAGAGCCGGACGCCGGCGCGCAGGTTCAGGTTCGATTGCCCCGGCACCTGGGTGTACACCGATTGGGTCACGCCCGTGCTGTAGGCGCTGGTATAGGAATACTGGGCATAGCTGTAGAAGGTCGTGTCCGGGGAAATCTCGTAGTCCCACGAGGGCGTGACCGAGAGCGACCACTTGGGGGCATAAGGCGCCCGCTCGCCCTTGGCATCGATGTTGGCGACGCCATTGTAGCTCAGTTCAGCCGGGGCCGGGAGCGACGGTGCCCGCGTGTAGATCGCATCGTTGTAGTTGCCGTCGAAGGTCAGGCGGACGCCCGATCCGAAATCTGCACCGAGGCTCCACTCGAAGCCGCGGGCGCGGATATCGCCCACGTTGGTGGCGCCACGTTGCGCGGTGCCATCGGGCAAAGTGTAGGAGATCGAAGTCTGGAAGCCGTTCAGCTTCTCCTGGTAGATCGCCAGCGCCAGGTTCAAATGCCGATCCAGCAGGGAAGCCTTGATGCCCGCCTCGTAGTTCTTCGTCTTGGTCGGAGCGACAGGTGGAGCCGCCGGGTTCAGCGAGCGATTGTTGAGGTCCAGGCCGCCGGCCTGAAATCCGGTGGCGTAGGTTACATAGGCGGTGATGTCGGGCGTGATCTTGTAAGACAGGCTGGCAGTGCCCGAGAGGTTGTCGTTCGAAGTCTTGATGTCGAGCGGATAGCCCGTCGCCGCTATGCTCGTCGGATAACCCGGGACCGTATAGGCCACGCCCGGGTTGCGCTGCACGGCGTCGATTGCGTTGTAGAAGGCATTCAACTGCGCGTTGGTGACGCCGGCGGGCAACGAAGTGGGCAACTGGCTGGTATCGACCGGACTGCTGCCGTTCTTGCGATCGTAGGTGTAGCGAACGCCGCCCGTCAGATCGAGCGCGTCGGTGATGTGCCACGTCGCCTGACCATAGGCGGCAGCGTTCCTGTTCTCGACCCGCGTGTCTTCGATGATCTGCGCGCCGGTCAACTGCGATCGGAAGGAGAGGGGGATGGGCGTAAAGGCAACGCCGGCAGCCGTGTTATAGGCATTGTACCAAGGGATCACGTCAGCACCGAATTGGTGGACGATGTAGTGATCCTTGAGCTTGGAATAGTACAGGAATGCGCCGACCTGCCACTCTATGGGACCCTTGCCGTCCGAGGCGAGCCGAAACTCCTGGCTGAACTGGTTGCTCCGGCTGATCGCGGTGTTCTGGTAGATGTCGATCGGGGTCAGGTCGCTGTCCTGCGGCGGATCGAAGGTCCACAGCCGCCAGGCACTGATCGAGGTCAGGGTAACACCGCCGAAATCGTAATCCGCCGTGAGTGAAACACCGGCGTTCTTCGTTTTCATATGGTTGTAGTTGTTGGTGATGCTGGCCCGCGGATCGACGGTGGGAACCCAGTTCTGCACTCCGCCGAAGTTCTCCAGCCCGGCCAGTGCGGTACGTGCGGCGGTGACACGGGCCTGCTGGGCGGCCGTGGTGTTGATACCCCAGTTCCCTGGTCCGAATAGCTCTGTGATGCCCCCGCCCGAGCTGTAGCCTGCGGAACTGTCGCTCTCCACATTGAGGTCTCCCGACAGGTTCAGGCGCAGGTCGCCCGCATCAAGCAGGAACTGCTGGCGCACGCCCCAGCGGAAGGTTCCGGCCGTCTTGTCATTGTCAGTCGCAGTCGGCGCATAGATGCCCTTTGCCTCTGCCGCCTGCTTGAAGCCAGGACGCAAGGGAGTGTCGAGCCAGGCATCGGAACTGGTGATGTAGGCCACCGTGCGATAAGCGATGTGCTCGCTGAGCGGGCCCGTCAAGATCGCCTTGCCCTGCGCGAAATTGTACCTGCCGTATGATGCCTCGAACGTCTGGCTGGGTGTGAAGCTGGGCTTGTTGAAAGTGATATTGAGCGCGCCGGCCGCAGCGTTGCGACCAAACAGGGTCCCTTGGGGCCCGCGCAGAACCTCGAAGCTCTGCACGTCCACCAGGTCCTGTAGAACCTGGCCGGGCCGTGCCTGGTAGACACCGTCGAAGTAGACGCCGATCGCATTGTCGAGGCCGTCCGCGGCGGTCGGCGCATAGCCGATACCGCGGATCGTTACGGAGAAGTTGCGCGGATTGCCGCCCGTGGCGTTCAAGCCCGGTGCCTGGTCGACCAGGCTTTGCAGATCGATCGTGCCTTTGGTCTCCAGTGTCTCCCCACTGATGGCCTGCACCGAGATCGGAACATCCTTGATGTTCTCCGTACGCCGGCGTGCGGTGACGACCACTTCGTCGCGCGCGGCGGCATCCGCATCGAGCCCCTCGCTCGCCCAGGCATGGGATGGCGCGACCAGGGTGGACGCACTCGCCAGAAGTGCTCCCGCGAAAACCGCACGCTTCATCCGATAATCCCTCATAGCTGCTTCATCAAACCATACCGAGTCGGTAGGCTAACTAACGAGAGATTGTCTACTAGGGAGCTAGAGAATCTAACTGGCGGGAAAGTTTTTCTGTATCGCGGTCAAGCGCAGCTCGTACCAAACTCAAGCGGAGCAGTAGAAAGGAAGAGCGTGGCCACCATCGGTTCTCTGGAAGTGAGTGCACAAGGCTTCGGCGCGATGGGCCTGTCTCACGTTTACGGGCAAGCAGACGAGGCGGAGTCGATCCGGACGCTTCACCGTGCGATCGACCTTGGGGTGACGTTCTTCGACACCGCTACCGGCTATGGCAGCGGCCACAACGAGGAACTGCTGGGACGAGCGATCGCCGGCAGGCGCGATAGCGTCGTGATCGCCAGCAAGTTCACCCACGGGCAGGGAGGTGAGGGTCGCAAGGTCTCGGCACGTGAAGCGGTCGAAGCCAGCCTGCGCCGCCTGAATGTCGAGCAGATCGACTTGTACTACTTGCACCGTGTCGACCCGCAGATCCCGATCGAGGAGTCGGTCGGCCAGCTAGGAGAGCTGCGCAGCGAAGGAAAGATCGCCGCGGTCGGGGTCTCGGAAGCGAGCGCTGCGCAACTTCGCGTCGCCCATGCCGAGACGCCCGTGGACGCCTTGCAAAGCGAGTACTCGCTGTGGACCCGCGATGTCGAAGCCGAGATCCTGCCGCTCACGCGTGAACTCGGCATCGGCTTCGTCGCCTACAGCCCGCTGGGTCGCGGCTTCCTGGCAGGCGCGGGGCCGATCGAGGACGGTGATCGCCGCCGCATCCATCCGCGCTTCCAGGCCGAAGCCGTCGCGGCGAATACCCGCCGGCGCGCGACGATTGAAAGCGTGGCCGAGCGACTGGGTGTCACGCCCGCGCAAGTGAGCCTGGCCTGGGTGCTGTCCAAAGGCGTGGTGCCGATCCCCGGCACGCGGCACATCCGGCACCTGGAAGACAACTGGGCCGCCGGCGATATCCGTCTCGATGACGCGACGCTGGCCGAGCTCGAAGGAGCCTTCCCGCGCGGCGCGACTGTGGGTGACCGTTATCCGGCCGAGCAGATGGCCTCGGTTCCGCCCGAGCCCGCGCTGAGCTGATGCCGACCGCGGCCGCCCGCTGGCCGAAGGGATCGGCAGCGCTTGCAACCTTCGTGGTCGTGTCTGTCGCGGCGCTGTTCGCGATGGCACCGGCGCGTCAGGCAAAGGGCGCGAAGGCGGGGCTGGCGCTCACCGCGCCCTTGCCCGATCGAGTGCCGCCTGGCGTGGTGCTGCGCGTTGGCGATCCCGTCTCTCGGTGGGTGTTCCATCACAATGGCTGGGACGAGAAGCTGCCGTTCCGGATCGAGTGGGCGGAGATCACCGGCGGCCCGGACGTGACCGAGGCGTTCCATGCCGGTGCGCTCGATGTCGGGTTCGGTGCCAGCGTCCCGCCGATCCATGCGGTGTGGATGGGCATACCGGTACGCATCGTCGGCTATCGCGAATATGCCGATCGCGGGAACCGACAGGCTTACGTCTTCGGCATCGCGCCCAAGGCCAAGATCCGCACGCTCGCCGACCTGCGTGGCAAGCGCATCGCCTTCAGTCCCAGCCAGGTCCAGGCGCAGATCGTCATTCAGACGCTAAAGGCAGAAGGCATCGCGCGCAAGGACGTGACACTCGTCGAGCTGCCGTCGAGCATCGGCGGCGACGTTTACTCCAACGCGCTCGCCGCCGGAGTCGTCGATGCCGCGCCGATCCGTGCGGATCTGGTCGCGCGGCGATACGTCGGCAAGTTCGGCTCGGAAGGCGCGACGCTGCTGAAGCACCCGCCGTTTCGGGACGATGGTGGCGGCATCTACGTGCCGGAGGCGGTGCTGAACGACCCGGGCAAGGCGGCGGCCTTGTGCGTGTTCGTCCATTACTGGGGCCTCTCTCAAGCGTGGATCAGCACCCACAAGGCCGAACTCGCCAGCGGCTATTACGCCAAGGACCAGGGCCTCTCGCCAGAGGATGCGCGGGTGATGGCGGAGTATGCCAGCAACATCGCGGTGCCCCGCAGCTGGGGCGGCGCGATCGCATACGAGCAGGCAGCGGTGGATACGCTCGCTCCGGAGACGAAGCATCCGCGGTTCGATGCTGCCACTCTGTTCGACCCGCGCTTCCAGACCATTGCCGGCGACGCCGCAGCGACAGCGCAAGGACAACAGCCATGAACGCGCATTCCTATGACTTGCGGGTACCGGAGGAGGCGACGGCGATCGCGGCCCCCGCACCGTTGACCACCAACAGCGGCCCGTTGCGACAGCGGCTCAGCCCAGGAACGCCGGCGCGCTACGGCATCCTGCTCGGGCCGGCGCTGCTCCTGCTATACTGGTCGGTGCTGTCGGTCACCGGCTTCCTCGACCCGCGTATCCTGCCCGCGCCATGGACGGCGGTGGAGACATCGATCGAGCTGATCCGCGAGGGCCGGCTGCAAGCCAATCTCGCGATCTCGACCTGGCGCGCGATGAGTGGGCTGGCCTTTGGCGTGGCGGTCGGCGCCATCCTGGCGCTGGTGTCCGGGCTGTCCCTGCTGGGCGGCTACATCGTTGACGGGCTGGTGCAGATCAAGCGCGGCATCCCGATACTCGCGCTGATCCCCTTCATGATCCTGTGGCTGGGCATCGGCGAGGCCATGAAGATCACGCTGATCGCTACCGCGGTGTTCTTCCCCGTCTACATCAACACTCATAACGCCTTGCGCGCCATCGACATCCGCCATGTCGAACTGGCCGAGACGCTGGGCCTCAGCCGCTGGCAGTTCCTGCGCCGCGTGGTGGTGCCGGGTTCGCTGCCCGGCTTCCTCACCGGCCTGCGCTTCGGCGTCACCGCCTCCTGGCTGGCGCTGGTGGTGGTGGAGCAGCTGAACGCCACCAGCGGCATCGGCTACATGGTCACACTGGCCCGCAACTATGCGCAGACGGACATCATGTTGGTCGGGCTGGTCTTATATGCGCTGCTTGGCTTCGGGTCGGACGCGCTCGTCAAGCAGCTGGAGCGTCACGCGCTGCGCTGGCGCAGGACGTTGGGCAAGTGAGCGCGCCCTTCATCCCGCCGGCCGTACAGGTCCGCGAACTCGTCCGCACTTTCACCTTGAAGGGCGTACTGAACGGCATCGATCTCGACATCGCCCCGGGCGAGTTCGTGGCGCTGCTGGGGCGCAGCGGGTCGGGCAAGAGCACTTTGCTGCGCGCGCTCGCCGGCATCGACCACGAGGCAAACGGATCCGGCAGCATCTCCCTGCCGGAGCGTTCGTCGGTGATCTTCCAGGATGCCAGGCTGCTGCCGTGGATGCGTGCGCTCGACAACGTCGTGCTGGGGCTGGGCGCCCCCGACGCCCGGGATCGAGGGCGAACCGCGCTGGCGGAAGTCGGGCTCGCCGGACGCGAGAAGGCCTGGCCGGACGAGCTCTCGGGCGGCGAGCAACAGCGCGTGGCGCTCGCCCGTGCCCTGGTGCGCGAACCCAAGCTGTTGCTGGCCGACGAGCCATTCGGCGCGCTCGACGCGCTCACGCGCACGCAGATGCATGCGCTGCTGCGCCGCTTGTCGGACTTGCACGATCCGGCAGTGCTGCTGGTGACGCACGACATAGACGAGGCCATCGTCCTTGCCGACCGCATCGTCATCCTCGACCAGGGTCGCCTCGTCACCGATCTGCAGGTTGGCCTGCCGAAAGGCGGGACGGCCCGCCAGGACCGTATCGTCGACTTGCGCGCACAGCTCCATCGCCTGCTCGGCGTACAGGAAGTGGCGCTGGATCATCAAGGCGACGTCGAGACCGTCACCGATCTTGCGAGCACATCATGACCCTTGAAACCACGCTTGCTCCCGTGCGCGATACCTCCCACGCCTTGCGCGAGACACGCCTGTACGACCGATATCGCGACGCCCTCGAGGTGCCGATCGCATGGAACGAGACGCTCGACACGATCGTCTCGCACCGATCCGTCCGCGCCTATCTGCCTGACGCCGTGCCCGATGGTACCGTCGAGTTGCTGGTGGCCGCGGCGCAGTCTGCGGCGAGTTCCTCGAACCTCCAGCCATGGAGCGTCATTGCGGTCGAGGATCCCGCACGCAAGGCACGCCTCGCTGCACTGGCGGGCAATCAGAAGCAGATCCTGCAGGCTCCGCTGTTCCTGCTGTGGATCGTGGATCACGAGCGGCTGCATGAAGTCGGCGACAGGGTCGGCACTCCGGCCCGAGCGCTGCATTTTCTTGAAAGCTTCCTGCTGGGCGCCGTGGACACCTCGCTGGCGGCGCAGAACGCCGTGGTGGCGCTGGAAGCGATCGGCCTGGGCAGCTGCTACATCGGCGGCATCCGCAACAAGCCTGCGGAAGTGGCCGCCGAGCTCGGCCTGCCGCCTCATGCTTTTGCGCTGTTCGGTCTGACCGTCGGCCATCCCGATCCCGTGGCGCCTGCCTCCGTTAAGCCGCGTCTGCCGCAAGAGGCCGTGCTGTTCCGCGAGCGATATGGCGCGCAGCGCAGCGCCGAGCCGATCGCTGCCTACGATGTGCGACTGCGTAGCTTCCAACGCGAGCAAGGCATGATCGAACGCGACTGGTCCGAACAGGCCAGCCAGCGCGTGCGCGGCGCGGACTCGCTCGCGGGCCGAGACGTGCTGCGCCAGGTCCTGAACGGCCTTGGGTTCCGGCTCGATTGACGCCGCCTCTCCACCCGACATTCATGTAATTTCTGGAGTTTACCATGCCTTCATCGTCCGAATTCCTCTGGTACATCCCCAACCAGGTAGAGGGTGGTCATCGCGGCGACGTCAGCGACGGCAATCCGTCGAGCCTCGAGACGCTGACCGAGCACGCCGAGGCGCTGGAGCGGCACGGCTGGCGGGGCGCGCTGATCGGGACGGGGTGGGGCCGGCCGGACACCTTCACTGTCGCCGCAGCACTTGCCGCCCGAACCAAGACGTTCGAGCCCCTGATCGCCATTCGTCCGGGCTATTGGCGACCGGCGAACTTCGCTTCTGCCGCGGCGACTCTCGACGAGCTCACCGGCGGCCGCGTGCGCATCAACATCGTCTCCGGGCAGGACAACCTGGCCGCGTATGGCGACAGCGAGGGCGATCAGGCCCACCGCTATGGCCGGACCAAGGACTTCATGCGCCTGATACGCAGGCTCTGGACCGAGACCGACGTCACGTTCGAAAGCGAGCACTTCCGCGTTGCCGGCTCGACAGTCACGCCGCGGATCACGCCACGGGGAGAGCGTCTGCACCCCAGACTGTACTTCGGCGGCGCATCGGAAGCTGCCGAACGCGTAGCGGCGACCGAGGCGGACGTGCAGCTGTTCTGGGGTGAGCCGCTGGACGGCGTGGCCGACCGGATCGCGCGCCTCAAGCGCCTCAGCCGCGACCTGGATCGTGACCTGCCGCCGCTCGAGTTCGGCCTGCGCATCACCACACTGGTTCGCGATACGACCGAGCAGGCCTGGACCGACGCCGAGGCGAAAGTGGACGAGATGGCAGCGCGGCAGAGCGGGACGGATCAGCATCGCACGACCGCGGCGGTCGGCCAGCAACGCCTGCTCGACCTGCAAGCGCGCGGCGACGTTCTCGACGACAACCTCTACACCGCGCCCGGTCGCTATGGTGGCGGCGGCGCCGGGACGACGTGGCTCGTCGGATCAGCCGCGGACGTCGCGAACTCGCTGCGCAAGTATCGGGATCTCGGCGTCACGCATTTCGTACTGTCGGACACGCCGTATCTATCGGAGATTGCGCGGCAGGGTGATCAATTGCTGCCGCTCTTGCGCGACGAGCCTGCTTCGGCTGCGGAACCGGTCTCGCAGTCACATGTGGCCGCGTGATAGCGAACGCTTGTCGAACGGAACCGCCCTCAGGGATTTTCGGAGGCCCGGGATCCATCTCCTGACGTAGCGTAACAGGAACCACCTGGAGATGGATTCCCGCTTTCGCTGGGATGACAAAGGTGGGCCGCGCTTAAGACTTCTTGCGCAGCTCGTCAGGCTTGTGCGCCGCTTCCTTGCCGGACTTGGCACTCTTCACTAGGTATTCCGGGTTGTCCTTAGATGCCGCGACCTTGTGCTTCTTGATGTAGGTTTCGCTGGTCAGTTTCTTCTCCACGGTGCCGTGGGTCTTACCTTGGCTCGTGTCCCACTCGACCTTGTCGCCCTTCTTCAGTGTCTTCGTCATGTTACGCCTCACTTCTTGAGGGGATCGTGTCCCCAGTTCATCAGGGAATAGCGCCAGCGCGAGTGCTCGATGTCGTCAGCCGGGCCGCCTTGCGCCAAGTGGCGATGCACATAGCCGACGACCTTGCGCATGTGCTCCAGGTCGGCAGTCGACAGTTCCGCCTTCTTCTTGTGCTTGATCGCAACGATCTTCCGGCCCGAGTCATGGCCGACCGACTCCTTGCCGCCTCCAGGCGTGAAGCCGACAGCCTTGCTATCTTCCGACTTCAGCCAGCTCTCGAGCTCCGAAGGCGTCATGTTGACCGCGTCTGCGAAGTCCTTGGCGATAGCGTCGCGGTCCAGTTCCGCTGTGGCGTCATGCTTGGCGTTGCTCATGCTGGACCTCTCATGTTTCAAGGGATGAACAGAGCTCACGGCGTGCAAGTTCCGGTGCTGCCCCAAGGGTCACGCTGTCGTCCAGATCGGTCCCGCCCCAACCGCAGCCGTTCATTCAGCGTTAATGTTTACAAGCGTAGTCGATTACATGTGTAAACGAGCGAGGCTATAGCGTGGCGGACGTATCCGAGCAGCCCGATCGCATCTCCGACGCCGAGCATGCGGTCATGGAAGCACTGTGGCAGCGCGCACCTTTGACTGCATCTGAAGTGTGCGACAAGGTCTGCGATCATCGCGGCTGGAGCCTCGCCACCGTCAAGACGCTACTGTCGCGGCTGGTGACCAAGCAAGCGGTGAGCGCTGAGCCTGACGGCAAGCGCTTTCTCTATTCGCCCCGCATCGCGCGTGAATCCTACGTTGGAACCGAAAGCCGGCGCCTCGTCGATCGCCTGTTCGGCGGGCGCGCCGCTCCCTTGTTCGCGCATCTCGCCGATGCGGACGCACTTACTCAAGCCGATATCGCCGAGATCGAGGCCCTCTTGCAGGAGCTCAAGTCATGATCGCATGGTTGACCGACACTCTTGTGATGACCGGTGCCCTGATGGCGCTGATCCTTCTGGTGCGACGTCCGGTAGGGCGTTGGTTCGGCCCCGGCGCGGCCTACGCGCTGTGGGCTTTGCCGATGATCCGCATGCTGTTGCCGCCGCTGGTCCTGCCGCAGAGCCTGGCCGTGGCGCGCGTGACGCAAACTTGGGCGCCGCCGGTAGAGACCGGC is a window encoding:
- a CDS encoding NADPH-dependent oxidoreductase, giving the protein MTLETTLAPVRDTSHALRETRLYDRYRDALEVPIAWNETLDTIVSHRSVRAYLPDAVPDGTVELLVAAAQSAASSSNLQPWSVIAVEDPARKARLAALAGNQKQILQAPLFLLWIVDHERLHEVGDRVGTPARALHFLESFLLGAVDTSLAAQNAVVALEAIGLGSCYIGGIRNKPAEVAAELGLPPHAFALFGLTVGHPDPVAPASVKPRLPQEAVLFRERYGAQRSAEPIAAYDVRLRSFQREQGMIERDWSEQASQRVRGADSLAGRDVLRQVLNGLGFRLD
- a CDS encoding LLM class flavin-dependent oxidoreductase, with protein sequence MPSSSEFLWYIPNQVEGGHRGDVSDGNPSSLETLTEHAEALERHGWRGALIGTGWGRPDTFTVAAALAARTKTFEPLIAIRPGYWRPANFASAAATLDELTGGRVRINIVSGQDNLAAYGDSEGDQAHRYGRTKDFMRLIRRLWTETDVTFESEHFRVAGSTVTPRITPRGERLHPRLYFGGASEAAERVAATEADVQLFWGEPLDGVADRIARLKRLSRDLDRDLPPLEFGLRITTLVRDTTEQAWTDAEAKVDEMAARQSGTDQHRTTAAVGQQRLLDLQARGDVLDDNLYTAPGRYGGGGAGTTWLVGSAADVANSLRKYRDLGVTHFVLSDTPYLSEIARQGDQLLPLLRDEPASAAEPVSQSHVAA
- a CDS encoding DUF3140 domain-containing protein, with translation MSNAKHDATAELDRDAIAKDFADAVNMTPSELESWLKSEDSKAVGFTPGGGKESVGHDSGRKIVAIKHKKKAELSTADLEHMRKVVGYVHRHLAQGGPADDIEHSRWRYSLMNWGHDPLKK
- a CDS encoding BlaI/MecI/CopY family transcriptional regulator, with translation MADVSEQPDRISDAEHAVMEALWQRAPLTASEVCDKVCDHRGWSLATVKTLLSRLVTKQAVSAEPDGKRFLYSPRIARESYVGTESRRLVDRLFGGRAAPLFAHLADADALTQADIAEIEALLQELKS
- a CDS encoding DUF2945 domain-containing protein — translated: MTKTLKKGDKVEWDTSQGKTHGTVEKKLTSETYIKKHKVAASKDNPEYLVKSAKSGKEAAHKPDELRKKS